In one window of Lampris incognitus isolate fLamInc1 chromosome 3, fLamInc1.hap2, whole genome shotgun sequence DNA:
- the mrps33 gene encoding 28S ribosomal protein S33, mitochondrial yields the protein MAHLSNYAVRMARMSASIFGEVVRPTDSKSMKVVRLFQEPPMAQKKEVYDWYPQHQIYYAMTQKLRFMGLFRDEHEDFKEEMRRLKKLRGKVKPKKGEGKRAAKKK from the exons ATGGCCCATCTGTCCAACTACGCAGTCCGCATGGCCCGAATGAGTGCCAGCATCTTTGGGGAAGTTGTTCGTCCGACAGATTCCAAGTCCATGAAGGTGGTCCGACTGTTCCAGGAGCCTCCGATGGCCCAGAAGAAAGAGGTGTATGACTGGTACCCCCAGCACCAGATCTACTATGCCATGACTCAAAAGCTGAGGTTCATGGGACTATTCAG GGATGAACATGAAGACTTTAAGGAGGAGATGCGTCGCCTGAAGAAACTGAGAGGGAAGGTCAAACCGAAGAAGGGTGAGGGAAAACGAGCAGCCAAGAAGAAATGA
- the LOC130109749 gene encoding serine/threonine-protein kinase B-raf-like, which translates to MAALSSAESPQPVFNGDTMSRDPDRERGLEELCAELGPTCSAGAPECPQDEEIWNIKQMIKLTQEHLEALLDKFGGEHNPPSIYLEAYEEYTSKLDSLQQREQQLLEAMGNSTDFPPSTPALLDVKVGSCGDSSGAQAFLSAPNTLAVLSSPADAVRANPRSPQKPIVRVFLPNKQRTVVCLL; encoded by the exons ATGGCGGCGTTGAGCAGCGCCGAGTCCCCACAGCCCGTCTTCAACGGAGACACCATGAGCCGTGATCCGGACAGGGAGCGGGGACTGGAGGAGCTGTGCGCCGAGCTCGGCCCCACCTGTTCCGCTGGGGCACCTGAATGTCCGCAGGATGAAGAG ATCTGGAACATTAAACAGATGATAAAATTGACACAGGAACACCTGGAGGCCCTTCTTGACAAGTTTGGAGGAGAACACAACCCTCCATCCATATATCTCGAG GCCTACGAGGAGTACACCAGCAAGCTGGACTCCCTTCAGCAACGAGAGCAGCAGCTCCTGGAGGCAATGGGCAACAGCACTGACTTCCCCCCTTCCACACCTGCCCTCCTGGATGTTAAAGTGGGGAGTTGTGGGGACAGTAGTGGGGCCCAGGCCTTCCTGTCAGCCCCCAATACACTGGCTGTCCTGTCCAGTCCTGCTGATGCTGTCCGTGCTAACCCCCGCTCACCCCAAAAGCCCATCGTCAGGGTCTTCCTGCCCAACAAACAGAGAACAGTGGTATGTCTGTTGTGA